In Chloracidobacterium sp., the following proteins share a genomic window:
- the rplN gene encoding 50S ribosomal protein L14, with the protein MIQMQTSLAVADNSGAKRVEMIMPVGGSTSKIARLGDTIKVTVKEASPDGTAKKGKVYNAVIVRTRKEIRRKDGSYIRFDENAAVLIKDDGTPVGTRVFGPVARELRERNFMKIVSLAPEVI; encoded by the coding sequence ATGATCCAGATGCAGACCTCCTTGGCGGTCGCAGACAACTCAGGAGCAAAGCGGGTCGAGATGATCATGCCGGTCGGCGGTTCGACCAGCAAGATCGCTCGCCTAGGGGACACCATCAAGGTGACCGTGAAAGAGGCATCGCCCGATGGAACTGCCAAGAAGGGCAAGGTTTACAACGCCGTAATCGTCAGAACGAGAAAGGAAATTCGCCGTAAGGACGGATCCTACATTCGCTTTGACGAGAATGCGGCGGTGCTGATCAAGGACGACGGTACGCCGGTAGGAACACGCGTTTTTGGGCCCGTGGCACGCGAACTTCGTGAAAGGAATTTTATGAAGATCGTCTCGTTGGCACCAGAGGTCATATAG
- the rplX gene encoding 50S ribosomal protein L24: MSKTGTVTSRIKRGDQVVFIAGKEFNRYDSAGKRQPYRGKVIAVDARNRKVKVEGAMMVKRHRKPVPQMNREGGIFEQEAWVSISNVALIDPETGLPTRVKYEIRDGQKVRVAKSGKVIAEIAWVKKEAKKTVDEETVAAAAAEPAKDEKPAKEEKE; encoded by the coding sequence ATGAGTAAGACAGGAACAGTTACAAGCAGGATCAAGCGCGGCGATCAGGTCGTATTTATTGCGGGCAAGGAATTCAACCGCTACGACAGCGCCGGCAAACGCCAGCCGTATCGCGGCAAGGTGATCGCCGTCGATGCACGCAACCGCAAGGTCAAGGTCGAGGGAGCGATGATGGTCAAGCGCCACCGCAAGCCCGTTCCGCAGATGAACCGCGAAGGCGGCATCTTTGAGCAGGAAGCGTGGGTGAGCATTTCGAATGTCGCCCTCATCGACCCCGAAACAGGTTTGCCGACACGAGTGAAGTACGAAATACGTGACGGCCAGAAGGTTCGTGTCGCAAAAAGCGGCAAGGTGATCGCCGAAATCGCCTGGGTGAAGAAGGAAGCCAAGAAGACGGTCGACGAAGAAACCGTCGCGGCCGCAGCGGCCGAACCGGCTAAAGATGAGAAGCCGGCTAAGGAAGAGAAAGAATAG
- the rplE gene encoding 50S ribosomal protein L5 encodes MARLREKYKKEIAPALAKEFDIKNPMAIPRVEKIILNMGLGEASANAKILDVATEELKAISGQKPVITKAKKSIAAFKLRQGMSIGTMVTLRGARMYEFLDRLISVALPRVRDFRGVSAKAFDGRGNYTLGVREQLIFPEIDFNKVDKTRGMNISIVTSAKSDDQARSLLKALGMPFRQ; translated from the coding sequence ATGGCCAGACTTAGAGAAAAATACAAGAAAGAGATCGCTCCGGCGCTCGCGAAGGAATTCGATATCAAGAATCCGATGGCAATCCCGCGTGTCGAAAAGATCATTTTGAACATGGGTTTGGGCGAGGCTTCGGCGAACGCCAAGATCCTCGATGTTGCGACCGAAGAGCTTAAGGCGATCAGCGGACAGAAGCCGGTGATCACCAAAGCCAAGAAGTCGATTGCGGCGTTCAAGCTCCGTCAGGGAATGTCGATCGGCACCATGGTTACGCTTCGCGGTGCGAGGATGTATGAGTTCCTTGATCGTCTGATCTCGGTTGCTTTGCCGCGTGTCCGAGACTTTCGCGGTGTTTCGGCAAAGGCGTTTGACGGACGCGGTAATTATACACTCGGCGTTCGCGAACAGCTTATCTTCCCGGAGATCGATTTTAACAAGGTCGACAAAACGCGTGGGATGAATATCTCGATCGTTACGTCGGCAAAGTCGGACGATCAGGCACGCTCTCTTCTGAAGGCACTGGGGATGCCCTTTAGACAATAA
- the rpsN gene encoding 30S ribosomal protein S14, whose product MAKISKVVNNNRRKEKVKLYAERRAAAKKIINNPRSTPEEVDAAVIRLQKMPRDASPSRVRNRCSQSGRTRGYLRKFGVSRIALRDLALEGQIPGVVKSSW is encoded by the coding sequence ATGGCAAAGATCAGCAAAGTTGTAAACAACAATCGACGCAAAGAAAAGGTCAAGCTCTATGCCGAACGGCGTGCGGCGGCCAAGAAGATCATCAATAACCCGCGGTCGACACCTGAAGAGGTCGATGCGGCAGTGATCCGCCTGCAAAAGATGCCGCGTGATGCCAGCCCCTCAAGGGTTCGCAATCGCTGCTCGCAGTCGGGCCGTACACGCGGATATCTGCGTAAGTTTGGTGTTTCGCGCATCGCGCTTCGCGATCTCGCTCTTGAGGGGCAGATCCCGGGCGTTGTTAAGTCGAGTTGGTAG
- the rpsH gene encoding 30S ribosomal protein S8 produces MTDPIADMLTRIRNAIAAKHTRVDIPGSKLKMEVARILKEEGYINNFSTKGEGPKYMIRVSLRYDARGQSSITHLSRVSRPGRRVYVGSGEIPKVLGGYGVNIVSTSKGLMSGKRARAEHVGGEILAEVY; encoded by the coding sequence ATGACAGACCCAATAGCCGATATGCTCACACGGATACGAAACGCGATAGCTGCAAAGCATACTCGTGTAGATATCCCGGGCTCAAAGCTAAAGATGGAGGTTGCCAGAATCCTCAAGGAAGAAGGCTACATCAATAATTTTTCGACCAAGGGCGAAGGGCCAAAGTACATGATCCGAGTTTCGCTTCGCTACGATGCCAGGGGCCAATCGTCGATCACTCACCTGTCGCGCGTGTCGCGTCCGGGCCGCCGCGTTTATGTCGGCTCGGGTGAGATACCAAAAGTGCTCGGAGGATATGGTGTGAATATCGTTTCGACGTCAAAGGGCCTGATGAGCGGCAAGCGCGCACGTGCCGAACACGTCGGCGGTGAGATTCTCGCAGAGGTCTATTAA
- the rplF gene encoding 50S ribosomal protein L6, which produces MSRVGKKPISIPSGVTVTINDSAMEVKGPKGTLTTPIPAGVTFKQEDGSLVAERAGNEHAAFHGLARALANNAVVGVTEGFSKDLDIVGVGYKADVQGKKIVFALGYSHPIEYVLPEGIDAKAERVNTKTSINQYQTTITLSGIDKQKLGQVAAELNRLRKPDAYKGKGVRYADKYYRLKPGKTGK; this is translated from the coding sequence ATGTCACGAGTAGGAAAGAAACCGATCAGCATACCGTCCGGCGTGACCGTGACGATCAATGATTCGGCGATGGAAGTCAAAGGCCCAAAGGGCACGCTGACGACGCCGATCCCGGCGGGCGTGACCTTTAAGCAGGAGGACGGCAGCCTTGTGGCCGAGCGTGCGGGCAATGAGCACGCGGCGTTTCACGGGCTCGCCCGGGCACTCGCGAACAATGCCGTTGTCGGCGTGACCGAGGGCTTTTCGAAGGACCTCGATATCGTCGGCGTTGGTTACAAGGCAGACGTGCAGGGCAAGAAGATCGTGTTTGCTCTCGGCTATTCGCATCCGATCGAATACGTCTTGCCAGAGGGCATTGATGCTAAAGCCGAGCGTGTGAATACGAAAACGTCGATCAACCAGTATCAGACGACGATCACGCTGAGCGGCATCGACAAGCAGAAGCTCGGCCAGGTCGCGGCGGAATTGAACCGCCTACGCAAGCCGGATGCTTACAAAGGCAAGGGTGTGCGCTACGCCGACAAATACTATCGGCTCAAGCCGGGCAAGACCGGCAAATAG
- the rplR gene encoding 50S ribosomal protein L18 — protein sequence MGQKSRADIRQGVHSRIRKKVRGTADRPRLAVFRSLNHIYAQVIDDGSGKTLATASTIEKSLGLKTGGNIDAAKAVGKAIAERAQKAGVSSVVFDRGGYVYHGRVKALLDATREAGLNKHEAKAEPASADGSEE from the coding sequence ATGGGACAGAAGAGTAGAGCAGATATTCGCCAAGGCGTTCACAGCCGCATTCGCAAGAAAGTACGCGGGACGGCGGATCGTCCACGCCTAGCGGTGTTCAGGAGCCTGAATCACATTTACGCACAGGTGATTGACGACGGCAGCGGCAAGACGCTTGCGACCGCTTCGACGATCGAGAAATCGCTAGGCCTCAAGACTGGCGGCAATATCGACGCGGCAAAAGCAGTCGGTAAAGCAATTGCCGAGAGGGCCCAGAAGGCTGGCGTTTCGAGCGTGGTTTTCGATCGCGGCGGCTACGTTTATCACGGCCGTGTAAAGGCATTGCTTGATGCCACGCGTGAGGCGGGATTGAACAAGCACGAGGCAAAGGCTGAGCCGGCATCGGCCGATGGCAGCGAGGAATAA
- the rpsE gene encoding 30S ribosomal protein S5 — MNKQRISPNGLILKDQLISINRVTKVVKGGKNMSFAALVVVGDEAGHVGFGTGKAKEVPNAIKKAVEAAKNNLIRVPLIEGTLPHELIGEYGAGRVLLKPAAEGTGVIAGGAVRAVLQSLGVHNVRTKILGSNNAHNVIRATFNGLMRMKDPLEVARLRGKQVEELV; from the coding sequence ATGAATAAGCAGAGAATCTCACCAAACGGCCTGATATTGAAGGACCAGTTGATCTCGATCAACCGCGTGACCAAGGTCGTCAAAGGCGGAAAGAACATGTCGTTCGCGGCACTCGTAGTTGTAGGTGACGAGGCGGGACACGTAGGTTTTGGGACAGGTAAGGCCAAGGAAGTGCCGAACGCGATCAAGAAGGCGGTCGAGGCCGCCAAGAACAATCTCATTCGCGTTCCATTGATCGAAGGCACCCTGCCGCACGAACTGATCGGCGAATACGGAGCGGGCCGCGTGTTGCTCAAGCCGGCGGCTGAGGGAACGGGCGTTATCGCTGGCGGTGCCGTGCGTGCCGTGCTTCAGAGCCTCGGCGTTCACAATGTTCGCACAAAGATCCTGGGTTCGAACAACGCCCATAACGTGATCCGTGCGACGTTCAACGGCCTGATGCGGATGAAAGACCCGCTCGAGGTTGCAAGACTGCGCGGAAAGCAGGTGGAAGAATTAGTTTGA
- the rpmD gene encoding 50S ribosomal protein L30 yields the protein MAKKESSGATIKIQYYRSMIGYAQKQKDIVKSLGITKLNQTVTRPDSPASRGVVAKVPHLLRIVE from the coding sequence ATGGCAAAGAAAGAGAGCAGCGGCGCAACCATCAAGATCCAGTATTACAGGTCGATGATCGGTTATGCCCAAAAACAGAAAGATATCGTTAAGAGCCTCGGCATCACGAAGCTCAACCAGACGGTAACGCGGCCGGATTCACCGGCAAGCCGTGGCGTCGTCGCAAAAGTGCCGCATTTGCTGCGGATCGTTGAATAA
- the rplO gene encoding 50S ribosomal protein L15, which translates to MALSLNNLHPAPGSTHKKKRLGRGPGSGLGKTSGKGHKGQKSRSGYSSRPGFEGGQMPLQRRLPKRGFTNIFKKQWIEIALAKIDANFNAGDDVTPEILHQRGLIKKAKHDLVILGNGELTKKLNVSAHRFTKAAKEKIEKAGGSATVIAKTVPAE; encoded by the coding sequence ATGGCTTTATCGTTGAACAATCTTCATCCGGCCCCGGGCTCGACGCACAAGAAAAAGCGTCTCGGGCGCGGCCCTGGTTCGGGGCTTGGCAAAACGTCAGGCAAAGGACACAAGGGGCAGAAATCGCGTTCGGGTTATTCGAGTCGCCCCGGCTTTGAGGGGGGCCAGATGCCGCTCCAGCGTCGCCTTCCGAAGCGCGGATTCACCAATATCTTTAAGAAACAGTGGATCGAGATCGCACTCGCCAAGATCGATGCCAACTTCAATGCCGGTGACGACGTTACACCAGAGATCCTGCACCAGCGGGGACTGATCAAGAAGGCCAAGCACGATCTCGTCATTCTCGGCAACGGTGAACTGACCAAGAAATTGAACGTCTCGGCCCATCGCTTTACCAAAGCCGCGAAAGAGAAGATCGAAAAGGCCGGCGGTTCCGCGACGGTTATCGCAAAGACCGTTCCGGCAGAATAG
- the secY gene encoding preprotein translocase subunit SecY — protein MEKFFSAVQNMFKIPELRKRILFTLGMLAVYRFGAHVTAPGINSAQLERVWGEVAGTLLGVLDLFSGGNFRTISVFALGVTPYITASIIMQLLPVLSPAMKKIQEEGEVGRQKMNQWTRYSTVVLCSVQTFFVATWLSRNNIIAETWWATAMVVITLTTGTVFVMWLGEQITERGVGNGISLLIFAGIVIGLPNGVTQVMSRVGAGDPVQSLGVIFLVVVLVALIALIVYVESARRHIAISYASRRVGNQTFRGQETSLPLKINMGGVIPVIFASSVLAMPQTLFSAFPPDPNEPNSTWSKVFAFFQQFHGGDPYYELVFLSLIVIFTFFYITIIFNTDEVADNLRKHGGFIAGIRPGAPTADYLNQILTRLTTVGALYLAFVAFVPQLLLSGFKVARLPFIGTSLDTFMGGTPGLNWIPTGLGYQFFFGGTSLLILVGVAMDTVAQIEAQLVMRNYEGFLGSGSRLRGRRA, from the coding sequence ATGGAGAAGTTTTTTAGCGCCGTCCAGAACATGTTCAAGATCCCTGAGCTGAGGAAGCGTATCCTCTTCACGCTCGGGATGTTGGCGGTCTATCGTTTTGGTGCTCACGTTACGGCACCGGGCATTAACAGCGCTCAACTCGAACGCGTTTGGGGCGAGGTCGCGGGCACACTGCTCGGCGTTCTCGACTTGTTTTCGGGCGGTAATTTTCGAACGATCTCCGTTTTTGCTCTCGGCGTGACGCCCTACATTACTGCGTCGATCATCATGCAGCTTTTGCCAGTGCTTTCGCCTGCGATGAAGAAGATCCAGGAAGAGGGTGAGGTTGGGCGGCAGAAGATGAACCAGTGGACGCGGTATTCGACTGTTGTACTTTGTTCTGTCCAGACGTTCTTTGTTGCGACCTGGCTATCGCGCAACAACATCATCGCAGAGACGTGGTGGGCGACGGCCATGGTCGTGATCACCCTTACGACGGGAACTGTTTTTGTCATGTGGCTTGGTGAACAGATCACGGAGCGCGGCGTCGGTAACGGGATCTCGTTGCTCATTTTTGCCGGTATCGTTATCGGCCTGCCGAACGGCGTGACGCAGGTGATGAGTCGCGTAGGGGCGGGTGACCCTGTTCAATCGCTTGGCGTGATCTTTCTCGTCGTCGTTCTGGTCGCGTTGATCGCATTGATCGTTTATGTTGAGTCTGCCCGTCGGCATATTGCTATCAGCTATGCGAGTCGGCGTGTTGGCAACCAGACATTTCGCGGCCAGGAAACGAGCTTGCCGCTCAAGATCAACATGGGCGGCGTCATCCCGGTCATCTTTGCATCGTCGGTGCTGGCGATGCCGCAGACGCTGTTCTCGGCCTTTCCGCCCGACCCGAACGAGCCAAATTCGACATGGTCAAAGGTGTTCGCATTCTTTCAGCAATTCCACGGCGGCGATCCGTATTACGAATTGGTGTTTCTGTCACTGATCGTGATCTTCACGTTCTTTTACATCACGATCATCTTCAATACCGATGAAGTGGCTGACAATCTGCGTAAGCACGGCGGATTCATTGCCGGTATTCGCCCCGGCGCCCCGACCGCAGATTATCTGAACCAAATCCTGACGCGATTGACGACGGTTGGCGCCCTGTATCTCGCATTTGTCGCGTTTGTGCCTCAGTTGCTGTTGAGCGGTTTTAAGGTCGCACGGCTGCCGTTCATTGGCACGTCGCTCGACACTTTCATGGGCGGGACTCCGGGATTAAATTGGATACCGACGGGTCTTGGATATCAGTTCTTTTTTGGCGGCACTAGCTTGCTGATCCTGGTCGGTGTGGCGATGGATACCGTGGCCCAGATCGAAGCCCAGCTCGTTATGCGGAATTACGAGGGTTTTCTCGGCTCCGGCTCGCGCTTGCGAGGACGCCGAGCCTAG
- a CDS encoding adenylate kinase has translation MDKIIVLIGAPGAGKGTQARLLEERLGIPQISTGDMFREMKRADTPLAREVQAIMASGKLISDDITYKIVRERTSQSDTRSTYVLDGYPRTAVQAEQLEELANEQGKDIQAIEIDVPKNELLRRLTGRRSCPVCGEIYNIYSRPPKIEGVCDDHPESKLDHRADDNEESVNIRLDTYAANTRPLIDYYDRSGRLEKVDGTGDIEDIYGQLEKLVRR, from the coding sequence ATGGACAAGATCATCGTTCTAATAGGAGCACCCGGGGCAGGTAAGGGCACGCAGGCGAGGCTGCTAGAGGAGCGGCTTGGCATTCCGCAGATCTCGACGGGCGATATGTTTCGCGAGATGAAGAGGGCGGATACGCCGTTGGCGCGCGAGGTCCAGGCGATCATGGCTTCCGGCAAACTGATATCGGACGACATCACATATAAGATTGTCCGTGAGCGTACGTCGCAATCCGACACGCGGAGCACTTACGTGCTTGACGGCTATCCGCGGACCGCCGTTCAGGCCGAACAGCTTGAGGAACTCGCGAACGAGCAAGGGAAGGACATTCAGGCGATCGAGATCGATGTGCCGAAGAATGAATTGCTCCGACGTCTAACGGGTCGGCGAAGCTGCCCGGTTTGTGGTGAGATCTACAATATTTACTCCCGCCCACCAAAGATAGAGGGCGTTTGCGATGATCATCCGGAGAGCAAGCTTGATCACCGAGCGGACGATAACGAAGAGAGCGTGAACATTCGTCTGGACACTTATGCGGCGAACACTCGGCCATTGATCGACTACTACGACCGCTCCGGCCGGCTAGAGAAGGTCGACGGCACGGGCGACATTGAAGATATATACGGACAACTCGAGAAACTTGTCCGACGGTAA
- the map gene encoding type I methionyl aminopeptidase: protein MIIAKSAKDLDKMRAVGELIAEVREVLRGMVEPGITTMELNNAADRMIRDAGAIPTFIGYHGFPFAICSSVNNEIVHGFSKPEPLAEGDIISLDMAATYHGFVGDTAMTVPVGEIAEDLKQLIRVTEECLEFGIDASRIGNRVGDIGWAVQQHAEKYGYGIVRDYTGHGIGRHMHESPQIPNYGRAGTKEKIRAGYCFAIEPMLNLGTHETRTLSDKWTVVTLDGKPSAHAEHTLAVTADGPEVLTLTKEQKRWRAARTVEIAAA, encoded by the coding sequence GTGATCATCGCCAAATCCGCAAAAGACCTTGATAAGATGCGTGCCGTGGGCGAACTCATCGCCGAGGTGCGAGAAGTACTCCGTGGCATGGTCGAGCCTGGTATTACGACGATGGAGTTGAACAACGCGGCTGACCGTATGATCCGAGATGCGGGGGCAATACCGACATTTATCGGCTACCATGGATTTCCGTTCGCGATATGCTCGTCGGTCAATAATGAGATCGTGCATGGATTTTCGAAGCCTGAGCCGCTCGCGGAGGGCGACATCATTTCGCTCGACATGGCGGCCACGTATCATGGGTTTGTCGGTGATACGGCGATGACGGTGCCGGTAGGCGAGATCGCCGAAGACCTGAAGCAGCTAATTCGGGTGACGGAAGAATGTCTTGAATTTGGTATTGATGCCTCGCGGATCGGCAATCGCGTTGGCGATATCGGTTGGGCGGTTCAGCAGCATGCTGAGAAATACGGCTACGGAATCGTTCGCGATTACACAGGTCACGGTATCGGGAGGCATATGCATGAATCGCCGCAGATACCGAATTACGGGCGTGCAGGGACAAAAGAGAAGATACGGGCCGGATACTGCTTCGCGATCGAGCCGATGCTAAACTTGGGCACGCACGAGACGAGAACACTGAGCGACAAATGGACCGTTGTTACCCTTGACGGCAAACCGTCGGCCCACGCCGAGCATACGCTGGCAGTCACCGCGGACGGACCCGAGGTATTGACGCTGACAAAAGAGCAGAAACGGTGGCGTGCGGCACGGACGGTTGAAATTGCGGCTGCGTAA
- the infA gene encoding translation initiation factor IF-1, which translates to MSKEEAIEVMATVLETLPNAMFKVAVDDNNHEVLAHVSGKMRKHFIRILPGDKVLVELSPYDLKRGRITYRYK; encoded by the coding sequence ATGTCTAAGGAAGAGGCGATCGAGGTCATGGCGACCGTGCTGGAAACACTGCCTAACGCGATGTTCAAGGTTGCCGTCGATGATAACAATCACGAGGTCCTCGCTCATGTCTCGGGAAAGATGCGGAAGCATTTTATTCGCATCCTGCCGGGCGACAAGGTACTTGTCGAGCTTTCTCCCTACGACCTGAAGCGCGGGCGGATAACGTACCGCTATAAATGA
- the rpmJ gene encoding 50S ribosomal protein L36: MKVRPSVKKMCDKCKVIHRRGVVRVICDNPKHKQRQG; encoded by the coding sequence ATGAAAGTAAGGCCTTCGGTAAAGAAAATGTGTGACAAGTGCAAGGTGATCCACCGCAGGGGCGTCGTGCGCGTCATCTGTGATAACCCCAAGCACAAACAACGACAGGGATAG
- the rpsM gene encoding 30S ribosomal protein S13, translating to MARIAGVDLPPNKRAQIGMTYIYGIGKSRATDILGKVGVDIHTKIKDISEDDLNKIRALLDTEGEIEGDLRKRVQMDIKRLMDIGCYRGLRHRRSLPVRGQRTHTNARTRKGPRKAAVAKKKAPGKK from the coding sequence ATGGCTCGTATAGCAGGAGTTGACCTACCGCCCAACAAACGGGCACAGATCGGAATGACCTATATCTACGGTATAGGCAAATCGCGCGCTACCGACATCCTTGGCAAGGTCGGCGTCGATATCCACACAAAGATCAAGGACATCAGCGAAGACGATCTCAATAAGATCCGTGCTTTGCTCGACACCGAAGGCGAGATCGAGGGCGACCTTCGCAAGCGTGTCCAGATGGACATCAAGCGGCTGATGGACATCGGCTGCTATCGTGGCCTCCGACATCGTCGGAGCCTGCCGGTTCGCGGACAAAGGACGCATACCAACGCTCGTACACGCAAGGGGCCGCGCAAGGCAGCCGTTGCCAAGAAGAAAGCTCCGGGCAAGAAGTAA
- the rpsK gene encoding 30S ribosomal protein S11 — translation MAKAAATKKKTFKKREKKNIPVGIVHISASFNNTLISITDAEGNLVAQCSSGARGFRGSRKGTPFAAQQAATEVARKALDAGMREVEVRVKGPGGGRESAIRAVSQVGIRVTSIRDTTPIPHNGCRPPKRRRV, via the coding sequence ATGGCTAAAGCAGCAGCTACTAAGAAGAAGACCTTTAAGAAGCGCGAGAAGAAGAACATTCCGGTCGGGATCGTTCACATATCGGCCTCGTTCAATAATACGCTTATCTCGATCACAGACGCCGAGGGCAACCTGGTCGCACAGTGTTCGTCCGGTGCGCGCGGGTTCCGCGGCAGCCGAAAGGGAACTCCCTTTGCGGCCCAACAGGCTGCGACGGAAGTCGCTCGTAAAGCGCTTGATGCGGGAATGCGTGAGGTTGAGGTCCGCGTCAAAGGACCCGGTGGCGGACGCGAGTCGGCGATCAGGGCTGTAAGCCAGGTCGGCATCCGCGTGACGTCAATACGCGATACGACGCCGATCCCGCATAACGGCTGCAGGCCGCCGAAAAGGCGAAGAGTTTGA
- the rpsD gene encoding 30S ribosomal protein S4: protein MARYRDAVCRLCRREGAKLFLKGDRCYKPSCAIEKRGTNPPGQHGAARRKMLQGYGEQLREKQKVKRIYFILEKQFRTYFEKARRQKGVTGENLLFMLERRLDNVVYRSGFSTSRRQARQLVNHGHVTVNDRKVNIPSFQVKAGDVVAVKPRSQKNPHIEGAWSTAIGRGRPAWLSAPSKELAVTVSGLPKREDIDANINEQLIVELYSK, encoded by the coding sequence ATGGCTAGATACAGAGATGCGGTGTGCAGGCTGTGCCGCCGCGAAGGTGCAAAGTTATTCCTCAAGGGTGACCGGTGTTACAAGCCGTCGTGTGCTATTGAAAAACGCGGAACCAATCCGCCGGGCCAGCATGGTGCTGCCCGCCGCAAGATGCTCCAAGGCTATGGTGAGCAGCTTCGCGAAAAGCAGAAGGTAAAACGCATTTACTTTATTCTCGAAAAGCAATTCAGGACGTATTTTGAGAAGGCTCGCCGCCAGAAAGGCGTTACGGGTGAAAACCTGCTTTTCATGCTCGAAAGACGGTTGGATAACGTTGTGTACCGTTCCGGTTTTTCGACCTCACGCCGTCAAGCCCGTCAGCTGGTCAATCACGGCCATGTGACGGTCAATGATCGCAAGGTCAACATCCCTTCCTTCCAGGTAAAAGCCGGTGATGTGGTCGCGGTCAAACCTCGCAGCCAGAAAAACCCGCACATAGAAGGTGCATGGTCGACGGCTATTGGCCGCGGGCGTCCTGCATGGCTAAGTGCTCCAAGCAAGGAATTGGCAGTAACTGTTTCGGGCCTGCCGAAGCGCGAGGACATCGACGCAAATATCAATGAGCAGCTGATCGTTGAGCTTTACAGTAAGTAA
- a CDS encoding DNA-directed RNA polymerase subunit alpha produces MTQSNHWTDFQMPSRLNVDSETLTNRYGKFHAAPFERGFGTTIGNSIRRALLSSIEGAAVTAVKIDGVEHEFSSIKGVVEDATDVILNLKQVPFILHGTGPKSLSISKKGAGAVMSGDIETDSDVEVLDPDVHIATISQSGSLNLEMRLKRGRGYVSAEFNNDEDLSVGYIPIDSVHTPIKKVNFSVDKTRQGSNTEYDRLTIEVWTDGSVRPEDSIGLAAKLIKDHMSIFINFEEEEEEYKYEDIARPPLMRNDLLDKSVDELELSVRSYNCLKNADIRSIRDLIRRSEKDMLGTKNFGKKSLTEIKDMLHGMGLDFGMDFDEQGNPIPGSGGRDLD; encoded by the coding sequence ATGACGCAGAGCAATCATTGGACAGATTTTCAGATGCCGAGCCGACTCAACGTCGATAGCGAGACACTGACCAACCGCTATGGAAAGTTTCACGCCGCACCATTCGAGCGTGGCTTTGGGACCACTATAGGCAATTCGATCCGACGGGCATTACTTTCCTCGATCGAAGGGGCGGCGGTAACAGCCGTTAAGATCGACGGCGTAGAGCATGAGTTTTCATCGATCAAGGGCGTGGTTGAGGACGCGACCGACGTGATTCTCAACCTCAAGCAGGTGCCCTTTATCTTGCACGGCACCGGCCCGAAGTCACTGTCGATAAGCAAGAAGGGTGCCGGCGCCGTCATGAGCGGCGACATCGAGACGGACAGCGACGTTGAGGTCCTCGATCCCGATGTACACATCGCGACTATCAGCCAGAGCGGCAGCCTAAATCTTGAGATGCGGCTAAAGCGGGGACGCGGCTATGTTTCGGCGGAGTTTAATAACGACGAAGATCTCTCGGTCGGATATATTCCGATCGATTCGGTCCACACCCCGATCAAGAAGGTCAACTTCAGCGTCGATAAGACACGTCAGGGCTCGAACACCGAATACGACCGCCTCACGATCGAGGTCTGGACTGACGGCTCGGTCAGGCCCGAAGATTCGATCGGGCTGGCGGCGAAGTTGATCAAAGACCACATGTCCATCTTTATCAACTTTGAGGAGGAGGAAGAGGAATACAAGTACGAGGACATAGCTCGGCCGCCTTTGATGCGCAACGATCTGCTGGACAAATCGGTCGATGAGCTTGAGCTTTCGGTTCGCTCGTACAACTGCCTGAAGAACGCAGATATCCGATCCATACGTGACCTTATCCGTCGTAGTGAAAAGGACATGCTGGGCACCAAGAATTTTGGCAAAAAGTCATTGACCGAGATCAAGGATATGCTCCATGGCATGGGCCTTGATTTTGGTATGGACTTTGACGAACAGGGAAACCCGATCCCGGGCTCGGGCGGACGCGACCTGGACTAG